The Streptomyces laurentii genome contains a region encoding:
- a CDS encoding arsR family transcriptional regulator (ArsR family transcriptional regulator [Rhodococcus jostii RHA1];~Helix-turn-helix domains; cl00088;~Rhodanese Homology Domain (RHOD); an alpha beta fold domain found duplicated in the rhodanese protein. The cysteine containing enzymatically active version of the domain is also foundin the Cdc25 class of protein phosphatases and a variety of proteins...; cd00158;~active site residue [active];~identified by MetaGeneAnnotator; putative) — protein sequence MREATTGGTKAALYEAFAASGKALASGKRLELLDLLAQGERTVDALAKAAGLNLTTASAHLQTLKQAGFVATRREGVRIHYRLAGEDVAQLFALLRTVAVRHQAAVPAARDAYLGEDGAAEVGHEELLARVADSGAVVLDVRPAEEYLAGHIPGAISIPVAELADRLGELPEETEVVVYCRGEFCALAYDAVRLLSGRGRRAVRLHDGMLEWRLADRPVHAGETR from the coding sequence ATGCGGGAAGCCACCACCGGCGGCACCAAGGCCGCCCTCTACGAGGCCTTCGCCGCCAGCGGCAAGGCTCTGGCCAGCGGAAAGCGCCTGGAACTGCTCGATCTGCTCGCCCAGGGCGAACGCACCGTCGACGCCCTCGCCAAGGCCGCCGGACTCAACCTGACCACAGCCTCGGCCCACCTGCAGACGCTCAAGCAGGCCGGATTCGTCGCGACCCGCCGCGAGGGCGTCCGTATCCACTACCGGCTCGCCGGAGAGGACGTCGCGCAGCTGTTCGCCCTGCTGCGGACGGTCGCCGTCCGTCACCAGGCCGCGGTCCCGGCCGCCCGCGACGCGTACCTCGGCGAGGACGGAGCGGCCGAGGTCGGCCACGAGGAGCTGCTGGCGCGCGTCGCCGACAGCGGCGCCGTCGTCCTCGACGTACGCCCGGCCGAGGAGTACCTCGCCGGACACATCCCCGGCGCGATCTCCATCCCCGTCGCCGAGCTGGCCGACCGCCTCGGCGAGCTGCCCGAGGAGACCGAGGTCGTCGTCTACTGCCGCGGCGAGTTCTGCGCCCTCGCGTACGACGCCGTCCGCCTGCTCTCCGGCCGCGGCCGCCGGGCCGTCCGGCTCCACGACGGCATGCTCGAATGGCGCCTGGCCGACCGGCCCGTCCACGCGGGCGAGACCCGCTGA
- a CDS encoding glyoxalase_2 multi-domain protein (Glyoxalase_2 multi-domain protein [Streptomyces fulvissimus DSM40593];~UniProt-pubmed:21059706; UniProt-pubmed:17369815; UniProt-pubmed:21463507; UniProt-pubmed:18375553;~identified by MetaGeneAnnotator; putative;~uncharacterized Actinobacterial protein TIGR03083) yields MSSSAMTGRAPSGTSPVTADDLALAVRLALAALREAPPAAWEEKAGSLEWDRWETVEHLSDDLFAYAVQLGPAVPPMDGDVPFLWQSRRTGGPANAIHADRAAGPDGLLQVLDASGALLVAMVRTTPSSTRAHHVFGASDPEGFAAMGIVETLVHTYDLTRGLGLVWSPPADLCARVLARLFPDAPETTDPWPTLLWATGRAALGERPRQTAWRWDGTPRTRA; encoded by the coding sequence ATGTCCTCCTCAGCCATGACCGGCCGCGCCCCGTCCGGCACGTCCCCCGTCACCGCCGACGACCTCGCACTCGCCGTGCGACTGGCCCTGGCGGCGCTCCGCGAAGCGCCCCCGGCCGCCTGGGAGGAGAAGGCCGGCTCGCTGGAATGGGACCGCTGGGAGACCGTCGAGCACCTCAGTGACGACCTGTTCGCCTACGCCGTGCAACTCGGCCCCGCCGTGCCCCCCATGGACGGCGACGTGCCGTTCCTCTGGCAGAGCCGCCGGACCGGCGGCCCGGCGAACGCCATCCACGCGGACCGCGCGGCCGGGCCCGACGGTCTGCTGCAGGTGCTGGACGCGAGCGGCGCGCTGCTGGTCGCCATGGTGCGCACGACGCCGTCGAGCACACGCGCGCACCACGTCTTCGGCGCCTCGGACCCCGAGGGCTTCGCCGCCATGGGGATCGTGGAGACCCTGGTGCACACGTACGACCTGACGCGGGGACTCGGGCTCGTCTGGAGCCCGCCCGCCGACCTGTGCGCCCGCGTGCTCGCCCGGCTGTTCCCGGACGCGCCGGAGACCACGGACCCCTGGCCCACCCTGCTCTGGGCCACCGGCCGGGCCGCGCTCGGAGAGCGCCCCCGGCAGACCGCGTGGCGCTGGGACGGCACCCCGCGCACCCGGGCCTGA
- a CDS encoding hypothetical protein (identified by MetaGeneAnnotator; putative;~sequence version:1): MDWQELTDLTQGRPFMVERVRLADNGVAIEGRFEPPQLARLGVDDQVFVAAFVRSHGSIKEMERTFGVSYPTVKARLNRIAEQLDFVDTDPAPAGNTEGAVAADVVARLRRGEINAQEALAQLEEPR, from the coding sequence GTGGACTGGCAGGAACTGACGGATCTGACGCAGGGGCGGCCGTTCATGGTCGAGCGGGTCCGTCTCGCGGACAACGGGGTGGCGATCGAGGGGCGGTTCGAGCCGCCGCAGCTGGCCCGGCTCGGGGTCGACGACCAGGTGTTCGTCGCCGCGTTCGTGCGGTCGCACGGCTCCATCAAGGAGATGGAGCGGACCTTCGGGGTGAGCTACCCGACGGTCAAGGCCCGGCTGAACCGGATCGCCGAACAGCTCGACTTCGTCGACACCGACCCGGCCCCCGCCGGGAATACCGAGGGCGCGGTCGCCGCCGACGTCGTCGCACGGTTGCGGCGCGGGGAGATCAACGCCCAGGAGGCGCTGGCCCAGTTGGAGGAACCCCGGTGA
- a CDS encoding hypothetical protein (identified by MetaGeneAnnotator; putative;~sequence version:1), producing the protein MPQLMTIRHRRYSGSLLRLYIPIVPVCLVLAPLLVLALIAGLIACRVHKVDPVGALRGAGRLLWALPGTRIEIEQGRTAFSVSVR; encoded by the coding sequence ATGCCGCAACTGATGACGATTCGTCATCGCCGCTACAGCGGAAGCTTGTTGCGGCTGTACATCCCGATCGTTCCGGTCTGCCTGGTGCTGGCCCCGCTGCTGGTACTCGCGCTGATCGCCGGACTGATCGCCTGCCGGGTCCACAAGGTCGATCCGGTGGGCGCGCTGCGCGGCGCCGGGCGGCTGCTGTGGGCGCTGCCCGGCACCCGGATCGAGATCGAGCAGGGCCGGACGGCCTTCTCGGTCAGCGTCAGATGA
- a CDS encoding methyltransferase type 11 (Methyltransferase domain; pfam13489;~S-adenosylmethionine binding site [chemical binding];~S-adenosylmethionine-dependent methyltransferases (SAM or AdoMet-MTase), class I; AdoMet-MTases are enzymes that use S-adenosyl-L-methionine (SAM or AdoMet) as a substrate for methyltransfer, creating the product S-adenosyl-L-homocysteine (AdoHcy); cd02440;~identified by MetaGeneAnnotator; putative;~methyltransferase type 11 [Streptomyces davawensis JCM4913]), translating into MTQPTRPHPIFARVYAGFAGPALERAGMGEHRTRLLAGLRGEVVEIGAGNGLNFPHYPPEVTRIVAVEPEPTLRARAVEQARATSVPVETQAARAERLPFPDASFDAAVACLTLCSVADPRAALAELHRVLRPGGQLRFLEHVQARTPAMRRVQRILDATIWPPLVGGCHTGRDTETAIAAAGFTLTTVDHFDFPASRVPLPAATHILGTAVRGNGPHTTA; encoded by the coding sequence ATGACGCAACCGACCAGGCCACACCCGATCTTCGCCCGCGTGTACGCCGGGTTCGCCGGCCCCGCGCTGGAGCGGGCCGGCATGGGCGAGCACCGCACCCGGCTGCTGGCCGGGCTCCGCGGCGAGGTCGTCGAGATCGGCGCGGGCAACGGGCTCAACTTCCCCCACTACCCGCCCGAGGTCACCCGGATCGTCGCCGTCGAACCGGAACCCACCCTGCGCGCCCGGGCCGTGGAACAGGCCCGCGCGACGTCCGTGCCGGTGGAGACGCAGGCCGCCCGGGCCGAGCGGCTGCCCTTCCCGGACGCCTCCTTCGACGCGGCCGTGGCCTGTCTGACGCTCTGTTCGGTGGCCGACCCGCGCGCCGCCCTCGCCGAACTCCACCGCGTCCTGCGCCCCGGCGGACAGCTCCGCTTCCTCGAACACGTCCAGGCACGGACGCCCGCCATGCGCCGTGTGCAGCGGATCCTCGACGCCACCATCTGGCCGCCGCTGGTGGGCGGTTGCCACACCGGCCGCGACACCGAGACGGCCATCGCCGCCGCCGGCTTCACCCTCACCACCGTCGACCACTTCGACTTCCCCGCCTCCCGCGTACCCCTCCCCGCCGCGACCCACATCCTCGGCACCGCCGTCCGCGGCAACGGGCCCCACACCACGGCGTGA
- a CDS encoding beta-phosphoglucomutase (identified by MetaGeneAnnotator; putative;~sequence version:1), with product MPHAVVFDTDGVLLDSAVVHAAAWKTAFDAFLAEVREARGTPGPPDADGTRGTEGAPGARGTGEPGTSTAPPPAFPPASPPAPPDLAPFDEDADYRRHVDGKSRFDGAEAFLTARGIRLPPGHPDDPPGHDTVWAVAARKEAAFQDALAAAPLAAFPDAAEALTHLHALRIPCAAVSASRHARELLRATGLTPLLATVVDGVDTARLGLPGKPDPALFLHAAGLLGTGPGDAAVVEDALAGVRAGHRGGFRLVVGVDRTPDGRGAAVLRAEGADRVVPDLMTLVRSVWGEIR from the coding sequence GTGCCGCACGCCGTCGTCTTCGACACCGACGGCGTGCTGCTCGACTCGGCCGTCGTGCACGCGGCCGCGTGGAAGACGGCGTTCGACGCCTTCCTCGCCGAGGTACGGGAGGCACGCGGGACACCCGGGCCGCCCGACGCGGACGGGACACGGGGTACGGAGGGGGCGCCTGGCGCGCGCGGGACAGGCGAGCCCGGCACGTCCACCGCGCCCCCGCCTGCGTTCCCGCCCGCGTCCCCGCCCGCTCCACCGGACCTGGCCCCTTTCGACGAGGACGCCGACTACCGCCGCCACGTCGACGGCAAGTCCCGGTTCGACGGCGCCGAGGCCTTCCTGACCGCCCGCGGCATCCGCCTCCCCCCGGGGCACCCCGACGACCCGCCCGGCCACGACACCGTCTGGGCCGTCGCCGCCCGCAAAGAGGCCGCCTTCCAGGACGCCCTCGCCGCCGCGCCGCTCGCCGCCTTCCCCGACGCGGCGGAGGCGCTCACCCACCTGCACGCCCTGCGGATCCCCTGCGCCGCCGTGTCCGCGTCCCGGCACGCGCGGGAACTGCTCCGGGCCACCGGGCTCACCCCGCTCCTCGCCACCGTCGTGGACGGCGTCGACACCGCCCGGCTCGGCCTCCCCGGGAAACCGGACCCCGCCCTCTTCCTGCACGCCGCCGGGCTGCTCGGGACCGGGCCCGGTGACGCCGCCGTCGTCGAGGACGCCCTCGCCGGAGTCCGCGCCGGCCACCGGGGCGGCTTCCGGCTCGTCGTCGGTGTCGACCGCACGCCCGACGGGCGCGGTGCCGCCGTCCTGCGCGCCGAGGGCGCCGACCGGGTCGTCCCGGACCTCATGACGCTGGTCAGGAGCGTCTGGGGGGAGATCAGGTGA
- a CDS encoding hypothetical protein (identified by MetaGeneAnnotator; putative;~sequence version:1) → MNEQRRQILEMLAEGKITADEAERLIEALGRQRPETPAGAASGAKARPTYLRVLVDSTDDTAGDGPTHVNLRIPLQLLRAGVRLTSLVPPQALAKASAELNKAGVPVDLVELKPQHLEELVEHLDDVTVDVDDPDTTVRVFCE, encoded by the coding sequence ATGAACGAGCAGCGCCGGCAGATCCTGGAGATGCTCGCCGAAGGAAAGATCACCGCGGACGAGGCCGAGCGGCTGATCGAGGCCCTCGGACGGCAGCGGCCCGAGACGCCGGCGGGAGCCGCGTCCGGGGCGAAGGCCCGGCCCACATACCTGCGCGTGCTGGTGGACTCGACCGACGACACCGCCGGCGACGGCCCGACCCACGTCAACCTCCGCATCCCGCTCCAACTGCTGCGCGCCGGAGTCCGGCTCACCAGCCTCGTCCCTCCGCAGGCGCTCGCCAAGGCAAGTGCGGAACTGAACAAGGCGGGCGTCCCGGTCGACCTCGTCGAACTCAAGCCGCAGCACCTCGAGGAACTCGTCGAACACCTCGACGACGTGACCGTCGACGTCGACGACCCCGACACCACGGTGCGCGTCTTCTGCGAGTGA
- a CDS encoding alcohol dehydrogenase, zinc-containing (NAD(P) binding site [chemical binding];~Threonine dehydrogenase and related Zn-dependent dehydrogenases [Aminoacid transportand metabolism / General function prediction only]; COG1063;~alcohol dehydrogenase, zinc-containing [Streptomyces griseoflavus Tu4000];~catalytic Zn binding site [ion binding];~formaldehyde dehydrogenase (FDH)-like; cd08286;~identified by MetaGeneAnnotator; putative;~structural Zn binding site [ion binding]): MRSPRFAKTLEGIATEADTGMRIPERTQGRDVVGAMKAAVFQGPGRMSWQDVPDPEIKDPGDAVVRVDVVTICGTDLHILKGDVPETLPGTVLGHEAVGTVVETGRDVRSVRPGDRVLVSCVSPCGRCRFCRENRYGQCLGGGGWILGHTIDGTQAEYVRVPFADLSLHPLPSAVDSYDAVLLADIFPTSYEVGVLAGAVRPADTVVIVGAGPVGLAAIATARLYSPGRIIAVDLAPSRLAAARELGADATVTDDEGPEQLVADLTDGLGADVVMEAVGIPATFEMCTRMVRPAGRVANIGVHGKPVTLHLEDLWIKDITITTGLVDTFSTPMLLRMLAAGRLPAGRLITHRFELGQMEEAYDVFGRAAETGALKVALGGPQHTAVEVSGGPAAG, from the coding sequence TTGCGGTCGCCCCGATTCGCGAAAACCCTGGAAGGGATCGCCACCGAGGCCGACACAGGCATGCGAATACCTGAACGGACGCAGGGAAGGGACGTGGTGGGCGCCATGAAGGCAGCCGTCTTCCAGGGGCCGGGCCGGATGTCCTGGCAGGACGTACCCGACCCGGAGATCAAGGATCCCGGCGACGCGGTCGTACGGGTCGACGTGGTCACCATCTGCGGCACCGACCTGCACATCCTGAAGGGCGACGTGCCGGAGACACTCCCCGGCACGGTGCTCGGCCACGAGGCGGTCGGCACGGTGGTCGAGACCGGCCGCGACGTGCGCTCCGTGCGCCCCGGGGACCGTGTCCTCGTGTCCTGCGTCTCGCCCTGCGGCCGCTGCCGTTTCTGCCGCGAGAACCGCTACGGCCAGTGCCTGGGCGGGGGCGGCTGGATCCTCGGCCACACCATCGACGGAACCCAGGCGGAGTACGTCCGGGTGCCGTTCGCCGACCTGTCCCTGCACCCGCTCCCGAGCGCGGTCGACAGCTACGACGCCGTCCTGCTCGCGGACATCTTCCCCACCTCCTACGAGGTCGGCGTCCTGGCCGGCGCGGTCCGGCCGGCCGACACGGTCGTCATCGTCGGCGCGGGCCCCGTCGGTCTCGCCGCGATCGCCACGGCCCGCCTCTACAGCCCCGGGCGGATCATCGCCGTCGACCTCGCCCCGTCCCGGCTCGCCGCCGCCCGCGAACTCGGCGCCGACGCGACCGTGACCGACGACGAGGGCCCCGAACAGCTCGTCGCCGACCTCACGGACGGCCTCGGCGCCGATGTCGTCATGGAGGCCGTGGGCATCCCCGCGACCTTCGAGATGTGCACGCGAATGGTCCGGCCGGCCGGCCGGGTCGCCAACATCGGGGTGCACGGCAAACCCGTGACCCTCCACCTCGAAGACCTGTGGATCAAGGACATCACGATCACCACCGGCCTTGTCGACACCTTCTCCACGCCCATGCTGCTGCGGATGCTCGCGGCCGGCCGGCTGCCGGCCGGCCGGCTGATCACCCACCGCTTCGAACTCGGGCAGATGGAGGAGGCGTACGACGTCTTCGGCCGGGCGGCCGAGACCGGTGCCCTCAAGGTCGCGCTCGGCGGCCCGCAGCACACGGCGGTCGAGGTGTCCGGCGGGCCGGCCGCCGGATGA